The Plectropomus leopardus isolate mb chromosome 2, YSFRI_Pleo_2.0, whole genome shotgun sequence genome has a window encoding:
- the rps23 gene encoding 40S ribosomal protein S23 — translation MGKCRGLRTARKLRNHRREQKWHDKQYKKAHLGTALKANPFGGASHAKGIVLEKVGVEAKQPNSAIRKCVRVQLIKNGKKITAFVPNDGCLNFIEENDEVLVAGFGRKGHAVGDIPGVRFKVVKVANVSLLALYKGKKERPRS, via the exons ATGG GAAAGTGTCGTGGTCTGCGCACAGCCAGGAAGCTCCGTAACCATCGCCGTGAGCAGAAATGGCACGATAAACAGTACAAGAAGGCCCATCTGGGCACTGCCCTGAAGGCTAACCCCTTCGGAGGAGCCTCCCACGCCAAAGGCATCGTCCTTGAGAAAGT tgGTGTTGAGGCTAAGCAGCCCAACTCTGCCATCAGGAAGTGTGTGAGAGTTCAGCTCATCAAGAACGGCAAGAAGATCACCGCCTTCGTCCCCAACGACGGTTGCCTCAACTTCATCGAG GAGAACGACGAGGTTCTGGTGGCAGGATTCGGACGTAAAGGTCACGCCGTCGGTGACATTCCTGGAGTTCGTTTTAAGGTGGTCAAGGTGGCCAACGTGTCCCTGCTGGCTCTCTACAAAGGCAAGAAGGAGAGACCCAGGTCATAA